TGTTTAATAAAATGAAGCATTTCAGAAGAGTAGCAACGCGATATGACAAATTGGCGGTCTCTTATATGGCTTTTGTTCTTCTATCTGCTATTTATTTGTGGCTAAAGTGAATGTCGACACTACCTAGATTTAAGTGAACTATTGATAAA
The sequence above is a segment of the Alphaproteobacteria bacterium genome. Coding sequences within it:
- a CDS encoding transposase — protein: FNKMKHFRRVATRYDKLAVSYMAFVLLSAIYLWLK